The following is a genomic window from Hydrogenobaculum sp. Y04AAS1.
CTTTTTCAAGAAAAGATTCTATTTTAAACTTAGAAAAGCTTGAAGCTATAGGTAGATCTTGGCAAAACATGAGAGAGCACGAGCTAGACCGTATATGGATAGACGATGACACTAGACAAGTCCTTTGGAGAGAAAACAAATTAAATCTTAAAAAGGTGGACAATGCTTAATCAAATTGCCTTTTATCTATTTGGTGGTATAAGCATAATATGTGGTTTAGGTGTCGTTAGTGCCTCAAATCCAATATACGTGGTTTTATGGCTTTTAGGAGCTTTAATAGCAATAAGCGGAATATTTTTTAGCGCTGGTGCTGAACTTTTGGGAGCTCTTCAACTAATGGTTTACGTTGTAGCTATAGCGGTTTTTTACATACTTATCATAACAGCAGTTCCTTGGAGAAAACTACATAAAAACGAACAGCACAATAGACTAATAGGCGTTACAGTGCTTCCTTTTATAGCATTACTCTATGTAGAAGCGTTTATAGTAGGAATATCTGGTGTTTCTATAACTAAAAATAAAATTATAGAAACTATAACAAAAAACTATGGAAATGCTGAGGTAATTGGTATTAAACTATTTAGCACATATTTTTGGGCTTTTGAGCTCATGTCTGTGCTTTTGCTTATTAGTATGATAGGGGCAATTTTACTTGGTAGAAAAGAGGAGAAAACGTATGATTGAAACGATTGCCAGCAAATTGTTGGTTCAAAATGTAAGTCAGTATTTTATTTTATCATTTATACTTCTTGGAATAGGACTTTTTGGCATGATGGTTAGAAAAAACCTTATTACCATTCTAATGTCTTTGGAGTTAGCGTTAAACTCTGTAAATATAGCCTTTGTTGGCATAGATAGGCTAAATCATCTTATAGATGGAGAGATTTTTGCCCTTTTTACAATAGCTTTAGCTGCTGCCGAAGCAGCTGTTGGTCTTGGTATTATACTTTCTTTATTTAGATTAAGAAAAGCAGAAAACGTAAACGAAATTATAGATTTGAAGGGGTAAAGATGCAATCTCTAATACTTCTTTTCCCACTGTTATCTTTTATAACGATAGGACTATTTGGAAGACGTATAGGTGATTTTGCCTCAGGTGTAATAAACGCTGGTGCTGGTGTACTGAGCTTTATAGTGGCTCTTATCACCATGCTTTCTATGAAAGGTCCTGAAGATATAGTATTTTACAAATTCTTACCGATATCAAACACATCCGTAGACATAGGCATATATATAGATAAGCTATCTATTACCACTACAGTTACGGTTACTTTTGTAGCCAGTGTTATATTTGTATACGCAATAGGCTATATGAGGTATCTTTTTGGCAACTGGACGTTTAAATTCTTTGCATACTTTAGCTTATTCTTGTTCTCAATGCTTCTTATACTGTTGGGGGATTCTCTTATACTTATGTTCTTTGGGTGGGAAGGCGTTGGTCTTGCGTCTTATCTTTTGATAGGGTACTTTCATGAAGAGAAGTTTGCTACAAAGGCAAGCTTAGAAGCCTTTGTAATGAATAGAATAGGAGACTGGTCTTTTATTTTAGGCATTATATACACCTTTTGGTTGTTTGGGACGTTGTCGTTGCCAAAACTTTTTGAGAATGCCAGTTATGTTCCTGGTATTACATTAGCAACGCTTCTTCTTTTTGGTGGTGCTGTAGGCAAATCAGGGCAAATACCTCTTCATACCTGGCTTCCTAACGCAATGGCCGGTCCAACTCCTGTATCAGCTCTTCTACACGCTGCTACAATGGTGGCTGCAGGTGTTTATATGGTGGCGAGACTTTATCCAATATTTTCTTTATCTCCGACAACGCTTAGCTACATAACAATAACAGGTGTTGTTACAATGCTTTTCGCGGCTTTGGTAGCTACAGTACACGATGATATAAAAAAGATAATAGCTTTTTCTACCATGAGCCAGTTGGCAATCATGTTTACAGCCCTTGGTATGAGATTTCCAACAGCAGCTATATTTCATCTTACAACACACGCTTTCTTTAAAGCTCTTTTATTCTTAGCAGCCGGTGCTGTGATAACAGGGCTTCATCATCATACTCAGAATATATTTGAGATGGGCGGTATCAAGAAATACATGCCTATTACATTTGGAGCTTTTATGATAGGTGCTTTAGCACTTTCTGGTTTTCCTCCTTTTGCCGGTTATTTCTCAAAAGATGCCATAGTATCTTTAATAATGGATAAAAATACACTTGTAGCTACTTTAATACTCATTACATCTTTGCTTACAGCTTATTACATAACCAGAGAAGCTTTTGTGGTGTTCTTAGGAGAAGGACACTACCATGAAGAACCTCACGAAGTGGAACCTATAATGAGCTTTCCAATGCTTATACTAAGCTTTTTATCGCTTATGGGTGGGTTTTTGCTTTGGAACTATTTCTCCTATATGAATAGTCCTATAGAAGCACCTTTTTCTTTCTTAGCACATTCTATTTATGGTATCACAGTGGCTATAGTAGGCATATCTCTTTCTTATCTTTTGTATGTCAAAAAGTTTGTGGATCCAAATATCCTTTATGAACTATTTAAACCTATACATACTCTTATGAAGTCCCAGTTTTACACAGAATATATCTATCACAACATAATAGCAAAAGGCTATCTTGTCATATCAAGGCTTGTATATAAAGCAGTAGATCGTATAATAATAGATGGATTTGTGAATGGGGTGGCAAGTGCTACGTCAAATTACGGTAAACCCATTAGTAGGCTTCAGAATGGTAAGTTAAATTACTACGCTTTGTATATGCTTTATGGTGTTCTTGGTGTATTTTTGCTTTTAATCTTAGTAATCTTAAAAGGGGGTATACTGAATGGCTAGTCTTCTCAACATCGCTATATTTTTACCTTTGGTGGGCGCTTTTATAGTGTCTCTTTTCAGAAATGAGTGGCTTACTAAGGTAGTGTCTATAGCAATATCAGGGGTCGTTTTTGCTTTAAGCGTTATACTACTTGTTAACTTTAATCCAAATACTCACCATTTTCTTTATAGGACCACTGTACCATGGATATCATCCCTTGGTATAAATTACGATGTTGGCTTAGATGGGCTTGGCGTATCTTTGTTTACTCTCACCGCTCTTATATTTTTTACAGTTTTTATATGGGCTATAAAAGTAAAGGAAAAACCGAATCTCTTTTACGCATTGTTTCTAATACTCGAAACCACTTGTCTTGGCACGTTCTCTGCCCTTGATCTATTCTTGTTTTACCTTTTTTGGGAAGGAATGCTAGTTCCTATGTACTTCATAATAGGTTTTTGGGGACATGATAGAAAAATCTACGCTGCCAACAAATTCTTTATATACACATTTTTCGGTAGCTTATTTTTACTGCTTGGTTTAGCCACAATGATAGTTTATGGTTATTTCATAAGCGGTCATATATCTTTTGAATATGATTTTCACAGACACATAGCTTATCCTCTCTGGCTTCAAATAATACTTTTTGTGCTTTTTGGTATAGGTTTTGCAGTGAAAGTACCTATGTGGCCTGTCCACACATGGCTTCCAGATGCTCACGTAGAAGCTCCTACGGCTGGTTCAGTAGTTTTAGCGGGTGTTTTGCTAAAAATGGGTACTTTTGGCTTTGTAAGATACTCTCTTCCACTTTTCCCACAAGCTTCCAAAATATTTATTCCTGTAATGTTTGTGCTTAGTATAATAGCCATTATTTACGCTGCTATGATGGCTATATCTCAAACAAACATAAAGAAGTTAATAGCCTATTCTTCAATCAGCCACATGGGAATGGTGACTCTTGGAACATTTGCCCTTTCCGTAAGCGCTATAAACGGGGCTTCTTATATGATGATAGCTCACGGACTTAGCTCCGCAGCCCTATTTTATGCAGCCGGTTTTATATACGATAGATTTCACTCTTACGAGATGTCGGATTTAGGCGGTATAGCCAAATATCTTCCAAACTTTGCTATTTTATTTATGATAAGTGGTTTGGCGTCTATAGGGCTTCCTGGTTTCTCTGGCTTTGTTTCTGAGTTTTTAATACTACTTGGCACTTTCAAATATTTCCCAATGTGGGCTATTGTTGCTGGTGTAGGAATGGTGCTTGGCGCAGCATATTTCTTGTATATGTATAAGAATGTAATGCTTGAATCTGCCTCTTTACCAGAATCTAAAATCCAAAAACTTCAACATACAATGGACTTGGAGCTTCACCACATAATACCTTTTGTTCTAATACTTTTTGGGGCTTTTATTATGGGAATTATGCCATATAACTTTGTTAACATAGTCTCTCAAACATCAAAGCTTATTTTAGGGAGATTTTAATGAAGGCATTGTATCCTGACATCATCACAACCGTAGGCATAATATTTTTGATAATTTTAGAACTATTCTTACCAAGCTTTGACCTTATAGGTTTTCTCGGGTTTTTAATAAGCTTTATAAGCGGCGTGCTGGCTATTAAATACTCGTTGGCAGGATATCGTTTCAATGAATGGCTGCTTGATATAAATGCTTTCTCTTTACTTTTAAAAGGTGTAATGTATATATTAACATCTTTTGTGATATTTAGTTCTGTAAGTTTTTTCAAAAGCAAAAAAACTTTCGTAGAAAATGTATATACGTTTCTTCTTATTTCTTTAGGTCTTTCGATAATGGTATCTTCTAAAAATCTGGCAGTAATATTGGCTGGACTAGAGCTTGCATCTATATCCATGTATATATCCGTTGGTATGTTAAGGGATGACTACATATCCAAAGAAGCATCTTTTAAATATCTTGTGCTTGGGAGCATGACTACCGCATTCTTTGGTATTGGAAGCGCCTTTTATATAGGGGCTACTTCTCATCTTGATATTATAAGTGTATCCGTTAACCATAACACCGCTTTTGCTTTGGCATCTTTGTTTTTGTTTGTAGCTTTTGCTTTAAAAGTATCAGCCGCGCCCTTTCATTTCTGGACGCCTGACGCTTACGAAGGAGCTCCTACTTCTAACACAGCCTTTATATCTACAGTTCCAAAAATAGGATTTTATGCGGTTTTATTTTTGTTGGCAAGTTATATATTCCCTGTAACCAACAATTTTAGCTATATAGTAGGTATTGTAGGTGTTATATCAATGTTTTGGGGAAACTTGGTAGCTTACGCTCAAAATTCTGCCAAAAGGATGTTGGCTTATTCTTCAATAGGTCATGCCGGTTATTTCCTTATAGGTTTTTCAAGATATAATCCGCTATCAGTAAGCTCCACAATATTTTATGTGATAGTTTACGCTTTTGCTACAGCAGGTGCTTTTTTGGTGCTTTCTATACTTGAAAAAAACCAATCGTGGACCCATGACATGAGCAACTACAGAGCCCTTTATAAAAGAAGTCCCTTTTTGGCAACCGCTTTAGCCTTATTTTTGTTTGCATTAATAGGTATACCACCTTTTGCTACTTTTGTAGGTAAGTTAGGTATTTTTTTAGGTCTTGTAAATTCCAACGCTTGGTTTTTTGCTATTTTGTTTGTTATAGGTAGTATTATAGCTGCCGGTTATTATTTAAAATTAATCGTTTATATGTTTTTTAAAGAACCTGCTACGAAGGACAACATGTCGTTGTCGCTTAACTTATTTGATACAATAGGAATTAGCGCTTTTCTTATAATTGTTTTTTTCTTTGGAATTTTCCCAAACATATTGTTTGATATAATATTAAAAGATATGTTTCATGGGTAACATTGTAGTATTGTCTGCACCATCTGGAGCTGGTAAAACCACCATAGCCTATAAACTTTTAGAAGAGCTTAAAACGCTTAAAAGGGTAATTACTGCAACCACAAGACCAAAAAGGGCCAACGAAAAAGACGGTATAGATTATATCTTTTTATCTGAGCAAGAGTTTAAAAGTATGATAGAAAACAACGAATTTGTTGAATATGCGAACGTTTACGGTTATTACTATGGAACTCCTATAAAAAGCATTAAAAATCTTATAGAAAAAGGATACGATGCTTTACTCGTAATAGATGTACAAGGCGCTAAAAATATAAAAAAACTTTTCCCTTCTTCTCTTTTGATATTTTTAATGCCTCCCTCTTTGGAAGAGCTTTATGCAAGATTTAAAAATAGAGGCTTTGAAGATCAAAACGCTTTAAATAGAATTGAAGCCGCAAAAAGCGAGATATCTTGTGCCAAGTATTTTGATTTTATTGTAGTAAATAGATACGTGGATGAGACTGTAAATATGATTAAATCTATTATTTATTGCAACAAATCAAGAAGAGAATACTTTTTAGAGCACAAAGACCACATAGGAAATGATATAATAAATATTTTAGAAGGAGGTAAGTGTAATGTCTTCGAGACCAAAGATTTATGAAGCCCTTAAAAAAGTTAACAACAAATACGAGCTTGTACATGCAGCTGTTAAATATACAGAAAAATTAATGCAAGAAGACGATAGCTCTTTTATAAGAGGAAAAAGAGAGCTTATCAAAAAAACATTCTTTGCTATAAACAGGCTTGCAGATAGCGACATGGAAATAAAAATAACAGAAGAAAATGAAGAAATACATAGCTGATATAATCCATGAACAATTAAAAAACGGTGCGAAAGTATATATAAGGAAAAGACCCGATGTAGAATCCGTTTCCATCCAGGTTTGGTTTAGTGTGGGTTCGTCTTATGAGGATTACAAAGAAAAAGGCATGGCTCACTTCCTTGAACACATGCTTTTCAATGGTTCAGAAAAGTATGAATATGGAGAATTGGACGTTTTAGTAGAAGGGTTGGGAGGCCAAATAAACGCTGCCACTTCAAAAGATTTTACATATTATTATATAAACATATCATCTAACTACCTTAAACAGGCCGTAGATATATTAGAAAGTCTCACTTTAAGGGCTAAATTAGAAGAAGATATGATTGAAAAGGAAAAACCCATCGTAATAGAAGAGCTAAAAAGAGGAATGGATAGCCCAATAAATAGATTTTTTGAACGTTTTGATAGGCTTTTTTATAAAGTATCAAACTATATGTATCCAATTATTGGTTATGAAGAGACTATAAAAAACTTTAACAAAGATATGCTTCTTGATTTTTACAACTCATATTACCAACCTTTAAATATGACACTAAGCGTTTCTGGTAATCTTTCAGATCAAGATATAAGTTTTATATACGAACTATTTTCTCAAAAGCCCAAAAACAATACTAGACCTTCTATATATGTACCTGAACCGCCAAAGAAGTTTCCAAGAAAAGAAGTTTTAGAAGATCCTATGATAGATAGAACCTATTACGCTATAGGCTGGGATACTCCAGCTATAGGTGAAAAAATATATTATCCCTTTGTGGTATTTGATCAGATACTATCTGGTGGTAAAACTTCACTTATGCATAACGAGATAAAAGAAAAGGGTATAGTTTATTCTTTTTCCTGTCAGGACGGTGCTCACAAGCAAGATAACAACTACACAATTTTTGCAATAACTGACTATAATAAAGTAGATACTTTTAAAAATAAAGTGTTTGAGCTTTTAGAAAAAATATCTCATCTAAAAGATGAAGACATACAAAAAGCTAAAAATAAAATATTAAACCAAGAAGATTTTGTATTGGAAAATCCTGAATCTGAAGCGGATTTAATGGGATTTTCTTCTGCGGTAGTAAAGGATATAAGCTATTTTAAATATTTCAAAAGCAACATAGATAACGTAGATAAAAATGATATATTAAGGCTTTTAGATAGGTATTTCAAAGACGATATTTACGTTGAACTTATTATGCATCCTAAGGAGAGTTTATGAAAGTCATATCTTATGGTGCTGCTAAAACGGTAACTGGTAGTGCTCACATGCTTATATTGGATGATGAGAAGATACTTATAGACTGTGGGCTTTTTCAAGGTGTTGACGAAGAAAAGTCAGAAGAACTTGGTTTTGATCCAAAAGAAGTAGATGCTGTGCTCTTAACACATGCTCACATAGACCATTGTGGTCGTATACCTATGTTGATAAAGAATGGATTTAAAGGTAAAATTTACTGTACAAGACCCACTTATGAACTTTCAAGGCTTATGCTGTTAGATACTGCTAAAGTAATGCTTGAAAATTATAAATCCCATATGAAAAGGTTTCAAAGAGGCACTATAAAAGAAATACCTTTAGAACCTCTTTACGATGAGGATGATGTCTTTGAAGCTCTAGAGCATTTTGAACCTACATTTTCTTACGATAAAACCTATGATATACTTGGGGCAAAAGTAACGCCTAAAGATGCTGGACATATATTGGGTTCTTGTTTTTATGAAATAGAGTATAAAGATAAACGAATCGTTTTTTCTGGAGATCTAGGCAATAAAGGTAAGCCTATAGTTAGAGATTTTAGCCTTCCTTCAAAAGCAAACGTTGTCTATATGGAAAGTACCTACGGTGATAGGCTTCACAAAAGCTTTGACCAGTCAAAAGAAGAGCTTAAAGAGATTATAAAAAATACTATAACACATGGCAACGTCTTAATACCAAGCTACGCCTTAGAAAGAACCCAAGATATACTATATGTATTAAGAGAATTCTACGAAGAAGGTTCTTTGCCAAAATGTAAAATATTTTTAGACTCACCATTGGCTATAGGTGTAACAAAGGTATTTTTAAGAAATCCAGAGTATTTTAGAAAAGAAACTTACGATATTATGCAAAAAGAAGACCCCTTTAGCCTTCCTTATCTTACTATGGTAAGAGATGTAGAAGAATCAAAGCAAATAAACGATATCCAAGAAGGAGCTATTATCATAGCTGGTAGTGGTATGCTAAGCGGTGGTAGGATACTTCATCACATAAGACACCACGCTTACAAAGAGCAAAACGCTATAGTGTTTGTAGGTTATCAACCGCATGGCACACTGGGAAGAAGGATTTTAGAAAAACAAAACCCAGTTTTTGTGATGGGAGAACCCATCAACGTTAGAGCTAAAATATACACAGTAAACGGCTTTTCTTCTCATGCAGATCAATCTGAACTTATAGAATGGGTAAATGCCGCAAACCCCAAAAAAATATGCCTAATACACGGCGAAGAAGATAAAATGCTTGTGTTAAAAGATAAACTCGGCAATAAAAACGTTTATATTCCTTCTAGAAAGGAGGTCATAGATGTTTGAAGAAGATATAGATTTTGAAGATACCGACTGCATACACTGGGAAGAGTCTACGATAGAGTGTTCTTGCGAAGATAAAGAAGAATAAATGCAGATTTTTGTAGTTTTTATATCTTGGTTCTTTTGGACTTTGATGGTGGCTTGGTTTTCTACCAATCTTTTAAAACCTCATTACGGAAGACCTTATCCAGTGCATTTTAAGTATGAACCTTCTTTTTTTAATCATTTTATGCACTGGGACGCCGTTTGGTATACACATATAGCGGTGTACGGTTATAGAAACTCCACAGTGCATATTCCAACCATTGCGTTTTTCCCAGGCTATTCTATCATTATGAAGTTTATACATATATTTGTAGATAAAGATATATCATTTTTATACATACTGCCAGCTGTTATTTTCCAAGGGGCTTCTATATATATGCTTTATCTTCTTTTAAAAGCCCTAAACAAAAAAGAATCAACCATTTATATGACTATACTTTTATTTGCTTTTTACCCATCTTCTTTTTTTGGCATGTCCGCATATCCAGTTTCTGCTCTAAATTTTTTTGCCATAAGCGTATTCTATTTTCTTGTAAAACGCCAATATCTATTGGCTAGTGTTTTAGCTGGGCTTGGAACACTTTTTGGTCCTCTAGCAATATTTTTATCTTTTGTTATATTTTTTGATATTGTTAAAAGCAAAAAAACTACTGACTATCCAAAGGCTATTTTGTACAGTGTCTTATCTGTCTGGGGCTTTATCGGTTTTGTTTTATATAGCTTTTACAAATTTAAAGACCCAATAGCTTTTATCCATGCTCAAGATTGGTGGGGTAAGCCTACGTTGTTAAAGCGTATTTCAAATATACTTATGCTAATCCCGCACGACATACCATCTCATCCTATCTCAACGCCCCTTGGGATATACGAATTTGATCATTTTATAAATTTACTAATTATGATAGCTTACATACTTATAATAGTTTTTGCCATAGATAAATTGCCACTACACTATACGTTATTTGCAACGCTTATACTCCTTGAATATCTATGGGCTTTAGGGGGTATATTTATAAACACAAGTGCTTTTGCAAGACTCTCTTATATAAGTGTGCCTATTTTTATCGCCATAAGCTATTTGCTTGAAGATGAACCATGGCTTATAGGTGTACTTGCACCGCTTTTTTTCTTTGGAAACTTTGTATTAGAGGCCTTGTTTGTTAAAAACTACTGGTCTATATAATCGTTTTTTTGGCTTTTAAAAAAATAAAAACTAACTATAGATATCTGGGCTATAAAAATACCTATCAAAAAAGATACCATATCAAAAGCTATGTGCTTATTTAAAAATAAAAATACAAAAGAAAATACCCCCAAAGAGATGATCCATCCTATATAATAAAGATATTTCTTGCCAAAGATAAATCTCGTCCTTAATCTTAATATCATAAGGTAAGAAGCTCCTATCAAAAATCCTATTGTTAGGCCTTCAAATATTTTCATTTACATAAAACCTTGAAAGGATTTTAAACATCATAGTATAATCATGCAACCTCTATTTTTGAGCTACCATCCTTTGTTTTTGTTACTATCAACCTATTTGGAAATTTTTCAGCCAAACTCTCAACGTGTGTTATAATACCTACCATCTTATTTATATTTTGGCTCAAAAGCTCCAAAGCATTACCTACTTTTTCAAGAGTTTCTTTATCAAGCGTACCAAATCCTTCATCTATGAAAAGTGATTTAAGATGTTTAGAACCCACAGCTTCGCTGAGTGCTAAAGCAAAGCACAAAGACGTTATAAAAGTCTCGCCACCGCTCAAAGATTTTATAGGCCTTGTATTTCCAAAAGCGTCTTCTACTACTATACTATCTTTTTCACGAGACTTTTCCTCAACTTTAAACAAATATGGAAACTCCATTTTCGAAGCGTATACGTTAGCGTATTTTACCAGTTCTTCTATTATTTTCTGAGATATATAGGCTTGCAGTGCATCGCTTTTCAAATCTTGTTCCAGTCTTTCATATATATTATACTTCTTTTCAAGGTCTTTTATAGTTTCTTCAAGCTCTTTTATCTGTTTTTCGTTTTCTTTTGCCTGATTTATTTTAGAGCTTATAGAACCTATTTCTTGATTTAGCGTTTTCACATATTCTTCTAAGACTTCCAACATGTTTTCCAACTCTTGGGGTGGTGCTTCTTCCGTTATGTTTACTATTTCATTTTCTTTTAACTGTATCTGCTCTTTTAAATTGGATAGTTTTACCATATATTCATTGTACGTTCTTTCATAATTTTCTAAACGGTTTAACTCTTCTAATACTTTTTCTTTATCTTCTATAGAAGACAATTTTGTCTCAAGCTCATTTAGTTCTTCGCTTATTGTACTTTTTTTGACGCTCAAAGAAGATACTTGTTCTTTTAAAAGCATGATACTTTTTTCATAAGTATTTATCATTTCTTTGGTATCTTCGTATATCTTTCTTTTATTTTGTATTTCGTTTCTTATCTCATCTAACTTATTCTTATATTGGTCTATAGCATTTTTTTTATTTTGCAAATGCCCTTCTTTAACACCGTAAGATAAAAGCTCTTTTTCTAAAGTTTTCAATGATTCTTTTTTGTTGTATAAATCTTTTTCTAAACCTTCTTTTTGTTTGTTTAAAAGCAAAATCTCATTTTCCAATTTATCCTTTTTGCTTTTTAATTTCTCTAAATTTTTTTGTATATTATCCTGAAATTCTCTTCTTTGCTTTAATTCTTTTAATCTTGATTGTAAAGTCTCTTTTTCCAACAATTCCTTTTCAAGGCTTTCTATTTCTTCTGAGAGTTTTTCCAACGCTTCTTTTTTTGATTTTAGC
Proteins encoded in this region:
- a CDS encoding NADH-quinone oxidoreductase subunit J, giving the protein MLNQIAFYLFGGISIICGLGVVSASNPIYVVLWLLGALIAISGIFFSAGAELLGALQLMVYVVAIAVFYILIITAVPWRKLHKNEQHNRLIGVTVLPFIALLYVEAFIVGISGVSITKNKIIETITKNYGNAEVIGIKLFSTYFWAFELMSVLLLISMIGAILLGRKEEKTYD
- the nuoK gene encoding NADH-quinone oxidoreductase subunit NuoK, with product MIETIASKLLVQNVSQYFILSFILLGIGLFGMMVRKNLITILMSLELALNSVNIAFVGIDRLNHLIDGEIFALFTIALAAAEAAVGLGIILSLFRLRKAENVNEIIDLKG
- the nuoL gene encoding NADH-quinone oxidoreductase subunit L, giving the protein MQSLILLFPLLSFITIGLFGRRIGDFASGVINAGAGVLSFIVALITMLSMKGPEDIVFYKFLPISNTSVDIGIYIDKLSITTTVTVTFVASVIFVYAIGYMRYLFGNWTFKFFAYFSLFLFSMLLILLGDSLILMFFGWEGVGLASYLLIGYFHEEKFATKASLEAFVMNRIGDWSFILGIIYTFWLFGTLSLPKLFENASYVPGITLATLLLFGGAVGKSGQIPLHTWLPNAMAGPTPVSALLHAATMVAAGVYMVARLYPIFSLSPTTLSYITITGVVTMLFAALVATVHDDIKKIIAFSTMSQLAIMFTALGMRFPTAAIFHLTTHAFFKALLFLAAGAVITGLHHHTQNIFEMGGIKKYMPITFGAFMIGALALSGFPPFAGYFSKDAIVSLIMDKNTLVATLILITSLLTAYYITREAFVVFLGEGHYHEEPHEVEPIMSFPMLILSFLSLMGGFLLWNYFSYMNSPIEAPFSFLAHSIYGITVAIVGISLSYLLYVKKFVDPNILYELFKPIHTLMKSQFYTEYIYHNIIAKGYLVISRLVYKAVDRIIIDGFVNGVASATSNYGKPISRLQNGKLNYYALYMLYGVLGVFLLLILVILKGGILNG
- a CDS encoding NuoM family protein, with the translated sequence MASLLNIAIFLPLVGAFIVSLFRNEWLTKVVSIAISGVVFALSVILLVNFNPNTHHFLYRTTVPWISSLGINYDVGLDGLGVSLFTLTALIFFTVFIWAIKVKEKPNLFYALFLILETTCLGTFSALDLFLFYLFWEGMLVPMYFIIGFWGHDRKIYAANKFFIYTFFGSLFLLLGLATMIVYGYFISGHISFEYDFHRHIAYPLWLQIILFVLFGIGFAVKVPMWPVHTWLPDAHVEAPTAGSVVLAGVLLKMGTFGFVRYSLPLFPQASKIFIPVMFVLSIIAIIYAAMMAISQTNIKKLIAYSSISHMGMVTLGTFALSVSAINGASYMMIAHGLSSAALFYAAGFIYDRFHSYEMSDLGGIAKYLPNFAILFMISGLASIGLPGFSGFVSEFLILLGTFKYFPMWAIVAGVGMVLGAAYFLYMYKNVMLESASLPESKIQKLQHTMDLELHHIIPFVLILFGAFIMGIMPYNFVNIVSQTSKLILGRF
- a CDS encoding NADH-quinone oxidoreductase subunit N is translated as MKALYPDIITTVGIIFLIILELFLPSFDLIGFLGFLISFISGVLAIKYSLAGYRFNEWLLDINAFSLLLKGVMYILTSFVIFSSVSFFKSKKTFVENVYTFLLISLGLSIMVSSKNLAVILAGLELASISMYISVGMLRDDYISKEASFKYLVLGSMTTAFFGIGSAFYIGATSHLDIISVSVNHNTAFALASLFLFVAFALKVSAAPFHFWTPDAYEGAPTSNTAFISTVPKIGFYAVLFLLASYIFPVTNNFSYIVGIVGVISMFWGNLVAYAQNSAKRMLAYSSIGHAGYFLIGFSRYNPLSVSSTIFYVIVYAFATAGAFLVLSILEKNQSWTHDMSNYRALYKRSPFLATALALFLFALIGIPPFATFVGKLGIFLGLVNSNAWFFAILFVIGSIIAAGYYLKLIVYMFFKEPATKDNMSLSLNLFDTIGISAFLIIVFFFGIFPNILFDIILKDMFHG
- the gmk gene encoding guanylate kinase, translated to MGNIVVLSAPSGAGKTTIAYKLLEELKTLKRVITATTRPKRANEKDGIDYIFLSEQEFKSMIENNEFVEYANVYGYYYGTPIKSIKNLIEKGYDALLVIDVQGAKNIKKLFPSSLLIFLMPPSLEELYARFKNRGFEDQNALNRIEAAKSEISCAKYFDFIVVNRYVDETVNMIKSIIYCNKSRREYFLEHKDHIGNDIINILEGGKCNVFETKDL
- the rpoZ gene encoding DNA-directed RNA polymerase subunit omega, whose product is MSSRPKIYEALKKVNNKYELVHAAVKYTEKLMQEDDSSFIRGKRELIKKTFFAINRLADSDMEIKITEENEEIHS
- a CDS encoding pitrilysin family protein — its product is MKKYIADIIHEQLKNGAKVYIRKRPDVESVSIQVWFSVGSSYEDYKEKGMAHFLEHMLFNGSEKYEYGELDVLVEGLGGQINAATSKDFTYYYINISSNYLKQAVDILESLTLRAKLEEDMIEKEKPIVIEELKRGMDSPINRFFERFDRLFYKVSNYMYPIIGYEETIKNFNKDMLLDFYNSYYQPLNMTLSVSGNLSDQDISFIYELFSQKPKNNTRPSIYVPEPPKKFPRKEVLEDPMIDRTYYAIGWDTPAIGEKIYYPFVVFDQILSGGKTSLMHNEIKEKGIVYSFSCQDGAHKQDNNYTIFAITDYNKVDTFKNKVFELLEKISHLKDEDIQKAKNKILNQEDFVLENPESEADLMGFSSAVVKDISYFKYFKSNIDNVDKNDILRLLDRYFKDDIYVELIMHPKESL
- a CDS encoding MBL fold metallo-hydrolase; the protein is MKVISYGAAKTVTGSAHMLILDDEKILIDCGLFQGVDEEKSEELGFDPKEVDAVLLTHAHIDHCGRIPMLIKNGFKGKIYCTRPTYELSRLMLLDTAKVMLENYKSHMKRFQRGTIKEIPLEPLYDEDDVFEALEHFEPTFSYDKTYDILGAKVTPKDAGHILGSCFYEIEYKDKRIVFSGDLGNKGKPIVRDFSLPSKANVVYMESTYGDRLHKSFDQSKEELKEIIKNTITHGNVLIPSYALERTQDILYVLREFYEEGSLPKCKIFLDSPLAIGVTKVFLRNPEYFRKETYDIMQKEDPFSLPYLTMVRDVEESKQINDIQEGAIIIAGSGMLSGGRILHHIRHHAYKEQNAIVFVGYQPHGTLGRRILEKQNPVFVMGEPINVRAKIYTVNGFSSHADQSELIEWVNAANPKKICLIHGEEDKMLVLKDKLGNKNVYIPSRKEVIDV